Proteins encoded together in one Deltaproteobacteria bacterium window:
- a CDS encoding HNH endonuclease, which translates to MSVLTTKVLVLNRSYFPVHVTSVRRALSLLYQGVAKAVDQQYRTFDFDSWSALSATLNDDTVSLIDRVIRVPRVVLLVGYDRVPKRQVRFSRFNVFARDNNTCQYCGKRFPRNELNLDHVIPRSQNGLSTWENVVCSCFVCNRDKGGRRPEQAGMRLIRKPVRPEWTPFMLETFSFRRYHEWLPYLNVVDAAYWNTELLER; encoded by the coding sequence ATGAGTGTATTAACCACGAAGGTGCTGGTTCTCAACCGATCGTACTTCCCCGTGCATGTGACTTCTGTTCGCCGGGCACTGTCACTGTTGTATCAGGGAGTGGCAAAAGCGGTTGACCAGCAATATCGCACGTTCGACTTTGACAGCTGGAGCGCGCTTTCAGCCACGCTCAATGATGACACGGTAAGCCTGATCGACCGCGTCATTCGCGTCCCGCGAGTCGTGTTGCTGGTCGGCTATGATCGCGTACCGAAACGCCAGGTCCGGTTTAGTCGCTTCAACGTGTTCGCGCGTGATAACAACACCTGCCAGTACTGTGGCAAGCGCTTCCCGCGCAATGAACTCAATCTCGATCACGTGATTCCTCGTTCGCAGAACGGTCTCTCGACCTGGGAAAATGTGGTGTGCTCGTGTTTTGTCTGTAATCGAGATAAAGGTGGACGGCGGCCAGAGCAGGCAGGCATGCGGTTGATTCGTAAGCCAGTGCGTCCAGAGTGGACGCCATTCATGTTAGAGACGTTTAGTTTCCGGCGCTATCATGAATGGCTACCGTACTTG
- a CDS encoding SLC13 family permease: MIWQAWVTIGVLLLVVSLLTFSRIAPDVIMLGAITLLLTLGVVDEKEALGGFANEGMLTVAVLFVVAAGVRETGGMAFVAQRILGKPQSVFAAQARMMVPTAVLSAVMNNTPLVAIMLPVVADWAKKHRIAPSKVMMPLSFATILGGLCTLIGTSTNIVVSGLIAREVGQSLQLFDPLWVGLPCALVGLAYILVGSRWILPDRKPVLSDQDDARQYTVEMLVDLNSSLVGQTIEEAGLRHLPGLYLAEIERDGQVLPAVASRERLHGGDRLVFVGVVESVVDLQKIRGLQPATSQVFKLNVPRTDRCLVEAVVSNSCPSVGMTIREGRFRSVYDSAVIALARNGERMNKKLGDIVLQAGDTLLLEAHPEFADRHKNSRDFFLISRIEDSTPARHDRVWIALAILSLMVLVASLEWLSMLNAAMLAAGGMIMAGCCSGAVARRSIDWQVLIVIGASFGLGRAMETTGAARTIAETVLSQTGDDPWAALVIIYGLTMCFTELMSNNASAVLIFPIAMATAKTLETSYLPFVMAIMIAASCGFATPIGYQTNLMVYGPGGYRFSDYLRFGGILNLLIWAVAVAIIPWVWPFHP; this comes from the coding sequence ATGATTTGGCAAGCCTGGGTAACCATCGGTGTACTACTGCTTGTAGTGAGTTTGCTTACCTTCAGCCGGATCGCGCCTGATGTCATCATGCTTGGGGCGATCACTCTCCTGCTGACGCTTGGTGTCGTCGATGAAAAAGAGGCCCTGGGTGGATTTGCTAACGAAGGGATGCTGACGGTAGCTGTTCTCTTTGTCGTTGCGGCAGGAGTGCGAGAAACGGGGGGAATGGCCTTCGTGGCGCAACGAATCCTGGGAAAACCTCAGTCTGTCTTTGCTGCACAGGCACGCATGATGGTTCCTACTGCCGTGCTTAGTGCGGTCATGAATAACACGCCGCTCGTTGCAATTATGCTCCCTGTCGTTGCTGATTGGGCGAAAAAGCATCGGATTGCGCCATCCAAGGTGATGATGCCACTGAGTTTTGCCACCATTCTTGGCGGTCTGTGTACGTTGATCGGAACAAGCACGAATATCGTGGTGAGTGGATTGATCGCCCGTGAAGTAGGGCAGTCATTGCAGCTTTTTGATCCACTGTGGGTAGGGTTGCCATGCGCGCTCGTCGGTTTGGCGTACATACTGGTGGGGAGCCGCTGGATCCTGCCTGACCGAAAACCGGTGCTGAGCGATCAAGACGATGCCCGGCAGTATACTGTTGAAATGCTTGTGGACTTGAACAGTTCTTTGGTCGGGCAAACGATTGAGGAAGCGGGGTTACGCCATCTCCCGGGCTTGTATTTGGCGGAAATTGAGCGCGACGGACAAGTGCTCCCAGCGGTTGCTTCCCGTGAGCGACTTCATGGAGGAGACCGGCTCGTCTTTGTGGGGGTTGTTGAGTCGGTGGTTGATCTGCAGAAGATTCGTGGACTACAACCAGCAACTAGCCAAGTGTTCAAGCTCAACGTTCCGCGTACCGACCGCTGTTTGGTTGAGGCTGTTGTCTCAAACAGTTGTCCATCGGTCGGCATGACTATTCGAGAAGGACGCTTTCGTTCTGTCTACGACTCGGCAGTCATTGCCTTAGCGCGGAATGGAGAGCGAATGAATAAGAAACTTGGAGATATTGTCTTGCAAGCTGGGGATACGTTGTTGCTAGAGGCGCATCCTGAGTTTGCAGATCGACACAAGAATTCGCGCGACTTCTTTCTCATCAGCCGTATAGAAGATTCCACTCCCGCTCGGCACGATCGCGTATGGATTGCGCTTGCTATTCTGAGCCTCATGGTTCTGGTCGCGAGTCTGGAATGGTTGAGTATGCTAAATGCGGCGATGCTGGCTGCGGGGGGCATGATTATGGCGGGGTGTTGTTCTGGCGCTGTCGCGCGGCGGAGTATTGATTGGCAAGTGCTCATCGTGATTGGGGCTTCTTTTGGCCTTGGACGGGCGATGGAGACGACGGGCGCCGCTCGCACGATCGCAGAAACGGTGCTCAGCCAGACCGGTGACGATCCCTGGGCTGCCTTAGTGATTATTTATGGTTTGACAATGTGCTTCACTGAACTGATGTCCAACAACGCCTCTGCAGTCTTGATCTTTCCTATTGCGATGGCAACTGCCAAAACGCTGGAGACCAGCTATTTGCCGTTTGTAATGGCAATCATGATCGCAGCTTCGTGTGGCTTTGCCACTCCCATTGGTTATCAAACGAACCTGATGGTGTATGGGCCTGGAGGCTATCGGTTCAGCGATTACCTGCGCTTTGGTGGAATATTGAACCTGCTCATTTGGGCAGTCGCGGTGGCAATCATCCCTTGGGTGTGGCCCTTTCATCCGTAA
- a CDS encoding carboxymuconolactone decarboxylase family protein, producing MSRIPLVEPENASPLVKETYKELESWGMSLLNVMKLFANHAEFFAGFIKLASALYKNPHLSPRHRELAYLRASQVNSCHY from the coding sequence ATGTCGCGAATTCCCCTGGTCGAACCTGAAAATGCCTCACCATTAGTGAAAGAAACGTACAAAGAGCTAGAGTCGTGGGGTATGTCATTACTCAACGTCATGAAATTGTTTGCCAACCATGCAGAGTTCTTTGCTGGCTTCATCAAGTTGGCAAGTGCGCTGTACAAAAATCCCCATCTCTCACCACGTCATCGGGAACTTGCCTATCTACGGGCATCACAGGTCAACTCCTGCCATTATTGA